The Choristoneura fumiferana chromosome 10, NRCan_CFum_1, whole genome shotgun sequence genome has a segment encoding these proteins:
- the LOC141431605 gene encoding malate dehydrogenase-like, with amino-acid sequence MSVMCRQARRLLPAASSLVFRRAGYQNWVSSNALAQLESECERCCFVPRFPERKVTIIGAGSDVGQITALFLKQQCLVKTLALYDEIPERYVLGVANDLAHIDTSTEVEAYQGRAFLKPSLHNTDVVLICGGCYITPPCCNQSDRELFFKNMTQVRTSTLAIAQFAPHAIIVIQTPPVDCNFALCMHTLKMARVYDKRRLLGINAVNSMRANQLYCSMTNRDPALSTVAVVGGTSRCTRVPVFSQAPDSVCVPDSQKECMTRLVREADDIICRVKSNTEQGHLSIGFSTARFVMNLMIGLFVKPIELDSALVEQSDPEACQGLKICATPVKFGKSGIMECTMPELNEMETQLLQDAKCDLEDMLNLGRCYAVGDEYYLHPCRICPCPEWPPCPACKVCKADN; translated from the exons ATGTCGGTAATGTGCCGTCAAGCCCGTCGCTTGCTGCCAGCGGCGTCGTCGCTCGTGTTCCGAAGAGCTGGCTACCAGAACTGGGTGTCTTCTAACGCGTTGGCTCAGCTGGAGAGCGAATGCGAGAGATGCTGCTTCGTGCCGCGATTCCCGGAGCGCAAG GTGACAATAATTGGCGCTGGCAGCGACGTGGGGCAGATCACAGCGCTGTTCCTAAAACAGCAGTGCCTCGTGAAGACGCTGGCATTGTACGACGAGATCCCGGAACGGTATGTGCTGGGAGTGGCCAACGATCTGGCTCACATTGACACCAGCACTGAGGTTGAGGCCTATCAGGGCCGCGCTTTCCTGAAGCCTTCGTTACAT AATACAGATGTAGTACTGATTTGTGGCGGCTGCTACATCACGCCGCCTTGCTGCAACCAGTCAGATCGGGAACTGTTCTTCAAGAACATGACGCAAGTGCGGACCAGCACTCTTGCCATTGCACAGTTCGCCCCCCACGCCATCATCGTAATACAGACGCCGCCCGTCGACTGCAACTTTGCTTTGTGCATGCAt ACGCTGAAGATGGCGCGTGTGTACGACAAGCGGCGACTCCTGGGCATAAACGCCGTGAACTCGATGCGCGCCAACCAGCTGTACTGCTCCATGACGAATCGTGACCCCGCCCTGAGCACTGTGGCCGTAGTGGGAGGCACGAGCCGTTGCACGCGCGTGCCGGTGTTCTCCCAAGCGCCGGACTCTGTATGCGTGCCTGAC TCGCAAAAGGAGTGCATGACTCGCCTGGTCCGGGAAGCCGATGACATCATCTGCAGAGTGAAGAGCAACACTGAGCAGGGACACCTTTCCATTGGTTTCTCAACTGCAAGATTCGTAATGAATCTTATGATAG GTCTGTTTGTGAAACCTATAGAGCTTGACAGTGCTTTAGTAGAACAGAGCGACCCCGAGGCGTGCCAAGGTTTAAAAATATGCGCCACGCCCGTGAAGTTCGGAAAATCAGGCATCATGGAATGCACCATGCCGGAACTGAACGAGATGGAAACACAACTCCTACAAGACGCCAA GTGCGATCTAGAAGACATGTTGAACCTGGGCCGCTGCTACGCTGTCGGAGACGAGTACTACTTGCATCCGTGCCGTATCTGTCCCTGCCCCGAGTGGCCGCCCTGCCCCGCCTGCAAAGTCTGCAAAGCGGATAActaa